The following are from one region of the Quercus robur chromosome 1, dhQueRobu3.1, whole genome shotgun sequence genome:
- the LOC126719957 gene encoding delta(12)-acyl-lipid-desaturase-like — protein sequence MGAGGRMSSPKKNGEQKNTLQRVPHTKPPFTLSQIKKAIPPHCFQRSLIRSFSYVVYDLSLAFLFYYIATSYFQILPYPLSYFAWPIYWAFQGCILTGVWVIAHECGHHAFSDYQWLDDTVGLILHSALMVPYFSWKISHRRHHSNTGSLDRDEVFVPKPKSKMKWYSKYLNNPPGRALTLLVTLTLGWPLYLAFNVSGRPYDRFACHYDPYGPIYSDRERLQIFISDTGIFATTFVLYRVAIAKGLAWLVCVYGMPLLVVNGFLVTITYLQHTHPALPHYDSSEWDWLRGALSTMDRDYGVLNKVFHNITDTHVAHHLFSTMPHYHAMEATKAIKPILGEYYQFDGTPIYKAMWREAKQCIYVEPDEGASNKGVFWYQNKL from the coding sequence ATGGGAGCTGGGGGCCGAATGTCTTCCCCCAAGAAGAATGGAGAGCAGAAGAATACCCTCCAACGAGTACCACACACGAAGCCCCCATTCACACTTAGCCAAATCAAGAAAGCCATACCACCCCATTGCTTCCAACGCTCCCTCATTCGCTCGTTCTCCTATGTCGTTTACGACCTCTCCTTAGCCTTCCTCTTCTACTACATTGCTACCTCTTACTTCCAAATCCTCCCATATCCCCTTTCCTACTTTGCATGGCCAATCTATTGGGCTTTCCAAGGCTGCATTCTCACTGGTGTTTGGGTCATTGCACATGAGTGCGGTCACCATGCCTTCAGTGACTATCAATGGCTTGATGACACAGTTGGCCTCATCCTCCATTCTGCTCTTATGGTGCCATATTTCTCGTGGAAAATTAGTCACCGCCGCCATCACTCCAACACGGGTTCCCTTGATCGAGATGAGGTGTTTGTCCCCAAGCCTAAATCCAAAATGAAATGGTATTCCAAGTACTTAAACAATCCACCAGGTAGGGCCTTAACTCTTTTGGTCACACTCACTCTAGGATGGCCCTTGTACTTGGCCTTCAATGTTTCAGGCCGCCCCTATGACCGTTTTGCATGCCACTATGATCCCTATGGCCCCATTTATTCTGATCGTGAAAGGCTTCAAATATTTATCTCGGATACTGGTATCTTTGCTACAACTTTTGTGCTCTACCGAGTTGCAATAGCAAAAGGGCTGGCTTGGCTTGTATGTGTTTATGGCATGCCATTGCTTGTAGTGAATGGCTTCCTTGTGACGATCACATACTTGCAGCATACTCACCCTGCATTGCCACACTATGACTCATCGGAATGGGATTGGCTGAGAGGAGCATTGTCAACCATGGACAGAGATTATGGGGTGCTAAATAAGGTTTTCCATAATATTACAGACACTCATGTGGCTCACCATCTCTTCTCTACAATGCCTCATTACCATGCGATGGAGGCTACCAAAGCAATCAAGCCAATACTTGGTGAGTACTACCAGTTTGATGGCACTCCAATTTACAAAGCAATGTGGAGAGAGGCTAAACAGTGTATTTATGTTGAGCCGGATGAGGGTGCCTCTAACAAAGGCGTTTTCTGGTACCAGAACAAGCTGTGA